A genomic window from Streptomyces sp. 846.5 includes:
- a CDS encoding glycoside hydrolase family 3 protein: protein MSSTSLPTESQPTESQPTAAAADQLPFRDPALPVRERVEDLLARLTLDERVAMLHQYSPEVPRLGLPSFRTGTETLHGVAWLGPATTFPQAVGLGATWDEELVHAVATATSIEQRAFHYHRPPVVGTGRNSLQAWAPVVNLLRDPRWGRNEEGYSEDPVHSARLGDAFCRGMSGDDPTYLRTAPILKHFLGYNNEDDRCTTSSALRPRVLHEYDLAAFRPAIAGGSATGVMVSYNLVNGRPCHVSPLIEAELRRWAEPTGQELFVVSDAEAPSNLVDPEHYFDDHAESHAAALKAGIDSFTDHGEDTATTFGRLKEALDRGLISEDDVDAAVRRQLSIRFRLGEFDPQLDPYAGIGWDVVHAPEHRALALRAATESIVLLKNDGPGERPLLPLTGDSARRIAVIGPLADTLFEDWYSGTMPYRVTVATGLSAALAAQGGEVVLVEGVDRIALRAAGTGALLTVPLFDPSGPLQAADPETQEQSDEAGFDLFDWGSGVLTLRNVRTGRYVSLKDEDQSLAADQLQPNGWDVHETFRLELQPDGTELLRNTYSGRYAVIDPATGRVVLTAESPEQAERWQRSTVRDGTAEAVAAAAAAGTAVVVLGNDPHINGRETQDREGITLAPAQDALLRAVAAARPQTALLLMSSYPYAVDWAEDQLPAVVWTSHGGQETGNAVAAVLLGAAEPTGRLQQTWYRADDELPGRLDYDIIKAGWTYQYHHPAPLYPFGHGLSYTGFCYSDLRLSAPATDQDGSVEVSVTLVNTGEREGTQTVQLYARALGARYQAPRLKLVDFAKTRLAVGESRELRFTLPASALAHWDVVTGGFTTDPGDYELLVGHSSEAIALTARLSVTGPAPEPRTTVNRRILAADFDDYTDMTLVDANRTDGDALTPAPGDTGSLVFQRTALDGATGLRAEVSRTAPGEALLELWAGAPGSGTLLAAVAVPATGGRYAWTTVEAPLAQRLDGVHDLHLVLTGEQRLAAFTLTG from the coding sequence GTGAGTTCCACGTCCCTGCCCACTGAGTCGCAGCCCACCGAGTCGCAGCCCACCGCCGCAGCAGCCGACCAGCTCCCCTTCCGCGACCCCGCGCTACCGGTCCGCGAACGGGTCGAGGACCTGCTGGCACGGCTCACCCTGGACGAGCGCGTCGCGATGCTGCACCAGTACTCCCCCGAGGTGCCGCGTCTCGGCCTGCCCTCCTTCCGCACCGGCACCGAGACCCTGCACGGCGTCGCCTGGCTCGGCCCGGCCACCACGTTTCCGCAGGCCGTCGGCCTGGGCGCGACCTGGGACGAGGAGCTGGTGCACGCGGTGGCCACCGCCACCTCGATCGAGCAGCGGGCCTTCCACTACCACCGCCCGCCCGTCGTCGGCACCGGCCGCAACAGCCTCCAGGCCTGGGCGCCGGTGGTGAACCTGCTGCGCGACCCGCGCTGGGGCCGCAACGAGGAGGGCTACTCCGAGGACCCGGTGCACTCCGCCCGGCTGGGCGACGCCTTCTGTCGCGGCATGTCCGGCGACGACCCGACCTATCTGCGCACCGCCCCGATCCTCAAGCACTTCCTCGGCTACAACAACGAGGACGACCGCTGCACCACCTCCTCCGCCCTGCGGCCGCGGGTGCTGCACGAGTACGACCTCGCCGCCTTCCGCCCCGCCATCGCCGGCGGCTCCGCCACCGGGGTGATGGTCTCCTACAACCTGGTCAACGGCCGTCCCTGCCACGTCAGTCCGCTGATCGAGGCGGAGCTGCGGCGCTGGGCCGAGCCGACCGGCCAGGAGCTGTTCGTCGTCAGCGACGCCGAGGCCCCCTCCAACCTGGTCGACCCCGAGCACTACTTCGACGACCACGCCGAGTCGCACGCCGCCGCCCTCAAGGCCGGCATCGACAGCTTCACCGACCACGGCGAGGACACCGCCACCACCTTCGGGCGCCTCAAGGAGGCCCTGGACCGCGGCCTGATCAGCGAGGACGACGTCGACGCCGCGGTCCGGCGACAGCTGTCGATACGCTTCCGGCTGGGCGAGTTCGACCCGCAGCTGGACCCCTACGCCGGCATCGGCTGGGACGTCGTGCACGCCCCCGAGCACCGCGCCCTGGCCCTGCGCGCCGCCACCGAGTCCATCGTGCTGCTCAAGAACGACGGACCCGGGGAGCGCCCGCTGCTCCCGCTGACCGGCGACAGCGCCCGCAGGATCGCCGTCATCGGCCCGCTCGCCGACACCCTGTTCGAGGACTGGTACAGCGGCACCATGCCCTACCGGGTCACCGTCGCCACCGGGTTGAGCGCCGCACTGGCCGCGCAGGGCGGCGAAGTGGTCCTGGTGGAGGGCGTGGACCGGATCGCGCTCCGCGCCGCCGGCACCGGCGCCCTGCTCACCGTCCCGCTGTTCGACCCCTCGGGACCGCTGCAGGCCGCCGACCCCGAGACGCAGGAGCAGAGCGACGAGGCCGGATTCGACCTCTTCGACTGGGGCAGCGGCGTTCTGACGCTGCGCAACGTCCGCACCGGACGCTATGTCAGCCTCAAGGACGAGGACCAGTCCCTCGCCGCCGACCAGCTGCAGCCCAACGGCTGGGACGTGCACGAGACCTTCCGCCTGGAGCTCCAGCCGGACGGCACCGAGCTGCTGCGCAACACCTACAGCGGCCGGTACGCGGTCATCGACCCGGCCACCGGCCGGGTGGTGCTGACCGCCGAGAGCCCCGAGCAGGCCGAGCGCTGGCAGCGCAGCACCGTCCGCGACGGCACCGCCGAGGCCGTCGCCGCAGCTGCCGCCGCCGGCACCGCCGTCGTCGTCCTCGGCAACGACCCGCACATCAACGGCCGGGAGACCCAGGACCGCGAGGGCATCACCCTGGCCCCGGCCCAGGACGCGCTGCTGCGCGCCGTCGCCGCCGCCCGGCCGCAGACCGCGCTGCTGCTGATGAGCAGCTACCCCTACGCCGTGGACTGGGCCGAGGACCAGCTCCCGGCGGTGGTGTGGACCTCGCACGGCGGCCAGGAGACCGGCAACGCCGTCGCCGCCGTACTGCTGGGCGCCGCCGAGCCGACCGGACGGCTGCAGCAGACCTGGTACCGGGCCGACGACGAACTGCCCGGACGGCTGGACTACGACATCATCAAGGCCGGCTGGACCTACCAGTACCACCACCCCGCCCCGCTCTACCCCTTCGGCCACGGCCTGTCCTACACCGGCTTCTGCTACTCCGACCTGCGGCTCTCCGCCCCGGCCACGGACCAGGACGGCTCGGTGGAGGTCAGCGTCACCCTGGTCAACACCGGGGAGCGCGAGGGCACCCAGACCGTGCAGCTCTACGCCCGCGCCCTCGGCGCCCGCTACCAGGCCCCCCGGCTCAAGCTGGTCGACTTCGCCAAGACCCGGCTCGCCGTCGGCGAGAGCCGCGAGCTCCGCTTCACCCTGCCCGCCTCGGCCCTGGCCCACTGGGACGTGGTCACCGGCGGCTTCACCACCGACCCCGGCGACTACGAGCTGCTGGTCGGCCACAGCTCCGAGGCCATCGCGCTGACCGCACGGCTCAGCGTGACCGGCCCGGCCCCCGAACCCCGCACCACCGTCAACCGGCGCATCCTGGCCGCCGATTTCGACGACTACACGGACATGACCCTGGTGGACGCCAACCGCACCGACGGCGACGCGCTCACCCCCGCCCCGGGCGACACCGGCTCGCTGGTGTTCCAGCGCACCGCGCTGGACGGCGCGACCGGTCTGCGGGCCGAGGTGTCCCGCACCGCCCCCGGCGAGGCCCTGCTCGAACTGTGGGCCGGGGCCCCCGGTTCCGGCACCCTGCTGGCCGCCGTCGCCGTCCCCGCCACCGGCGGCCGCTATGCGTGGACCACCGTCGAGGCGCCGCTCGCCCAGCGGCTCGACGGCGTGCACGACCTGCACCTGGTGCTGACCGGCGAGCAGCGCCTGGCGGCCTTCACCCTCACCGGGTGA
- a CDS encoding glycoside hydrolase N-terminal domain-containing protein encodes MGRFGDSPMWFERPARRWVEGFPVGNGRLGAMVWGEPGECRWSVNEETFWSGPRRAEPPQVPAGLLGTVRETLRAGRFTEAGRLLQSAQGRSAEAFQPVGDLVLRLTDNQGEYHGRELTLREGVAQAGWGRVRQEVLASAGTGLLLVRLESDDARGMDGELGWESPQLRQTVRARGADGLALLLTAPSRIGQDADWQPVVEHEDHALRAAALARVRVEGGGTVEPRGQRLRLRGVRALTLFLDARTGFEGWDREPVRDQEQCLESAAAGIEAAYARSWTELRAEHCAEHAERMDRLRLRLHAPGSSELPLDARLHARASGAADEQLAPLLFDFGRYLLLASSRPGPLAQPAHLQGLWNDQVTPPWNCDYTANINTQMNYWAAETTALPECHEPLLRLVADLAEAGRGVAAGLYGADGWACHHNTDLWRGSWPVGEGHGDPMWSQWPMGGLWLALHLAERWEFGRDEEFLRGTAWPVAAGAARFALDLLTEDEEGFLVTGPATSPENRFATPDGPASVDLSTTMDGTLLRELFGFLLDSAEAAGKSVDPRLLERIRAALPRLRPLRTDSRGRLLEWHVEREETEPHHRHVSHLLGVYPGRSLTDPGLREAARRSLEARGDEGTGWSTAWKIGLWARLGDGASAHRLLGVMLRPVSADGGDAGGVYESLLCAHPPFQIDGNLGAVAGITEMLLQSHEGVVDLLPALPPAWPSGEVGGLRARGGITVERLSWSDGVPVAVRLVADRATALRLRWRDAAGAARELALTVDRGGHELAL; translated from the coding sequence ATGGGGCGGTTCGGCGATTCGCCGATGTGGTTCGAGCGGCCGGCGCGGCGCTGGGTCGAGGGCTTCCCGGTAGGAAACGGACGGCTCGGCGCCATGGTGTGGGGGGAGCCGGGCGAGTGCCGCTGGTCCGTCAACGAGGAGACCTTCTGGTCCGGGCCCCGACGGGCGGAGCCGCCGCAGGTGCCCGCCGGGCTGCTCGGGACGGTCCGCGAGACCTTGCGGGCCGGGCGCTTCACCGAGGCCGGGCGGCTGCTGCAGTCCGCACAGGGGCGCTCGGCCGAGGCGTTCCAGCCGGTCGGCGACTTGGTCCTACGGTTGACGGATAATCAGGGAGAGTACCACGGCCGCGAACTGACGCTGCGTGAGGGTGTGGCCCAGGCCGGCTGGGGCCGGGTCCGGCAGGAGGTGCTGGCGAGCGCCGGCACCGGGCTGCTGCTGGTCCGGCTGGAGAGCGACGACGCGCGGGGAATGGACGGTGAGCTCGGCTGGGAGAGCCCGCAGCTGCGGCAGACGGTCAGGGCCCGGGGCGCCGACGGGCTGGCGCTGCTGCTCACCGCGCCGTCCCGGATCGGCCAGGACGCGGACTGGCAGCCGGTGGTCGAGCACGAGGACCATGCGCTGCGCGCGGCCGCACTGGCCCGGGTGCGGGTCGAGGGCGGCGGCACCGTCGAACCGCGGGGGCAGCGGCTGCGGCTGCGCGGGGTCCGGGCACTGACCCTGTTCCTGGACGCGCGCACCGGCTTCGAGGGCTGGGACCGGGAACCGGTCCGCGACCAGGAGCAGTGCCTGGAGTCGGCCGCGGCGGGGATCGAGGCCGCGTACGCGCGCTCCTGGACCGAGCTGCGCGCCGAGCACTGCGCCGAGCACGCGGAGCGGATGGACCGGCTGCGGCTGCGGCTGCACGCCCCCGGGAGCAGCGAGCTCCCGCTCGACGCGCGGCTGCACGCCCGCGCATCCGGGGCGGCGGACGAGCAGCTCGCGCCGCTGCTCTTCGACTTCGGCCGTTATCTGCTGCTCGCCTCCTCCCGCCCCGGACCGCTGGCGCAGCCCGCGCATCTGCAGGGGCTGTGGAACGACCAGGTCACCCCGCCCTGGAACTGCGACTACACGGCCAACATCAACACCCAGATGAACTACTGGGCCGCCGAGACCACCGCCCTGCCCGAGTGCCATGAGCCGCTGCTGCGCCTGGTCGCGGACCTCGCCGAGGCCGGGCGCGGGGTCGCGGCCGGCCTCTACGGCGCGGACGGCTGGGCCTGCCACCACAACACCGACCTCTGGCGCGGCAGTTGGCCGGTCGGCGAGGGCCACGGCGATCCGATGTGGTCGCAGTGGCCGATGGGTGGGCTCTGGCTGGCGCTGCACCTGGCCGAGCGCTGGGAGTTCGGCCGCGACGAGGAGTTCCTGCGCGGGACGGCCTGGCCGGTCGCGGCCGGGGCGGCCCGCTTCGCCCTGGACCTGCTGACCGAGGACGAGGAGGGCTTCCTGGTCACCGGCCCGGCCACGTCCCCGGAGAACCGCTTCGCCACCCCGGACGGACCGGCCTCGGTCGACCTGTCGACGACCATGGACGGAACCCTGCTGCGCGAGCTCTTCGGGTTTCTGCTGGATTCGGCGGAGGCGGCCGGGAAGAGCGTCGACCCCCGGCTGCTGGAGCGGATCCGGGCCGCGCTGCCGCGGCTGCGCCCGCTGCGCACCGACTCGCGGGGCCGGCTGCTGGAGTGGCATGTGGAGCGGGAGGAGACCGAGCCGCACCACCGTCATGTCTCGCATCTGCTCGGGGTCTACCCGGGCCGCAGCCTCACCGACCCAGGTCTCCGCGAGGCGGCCCGCCGCAGCCTGGAGGCGCGCGGCGACGAGGGCACCGGCTGGTCGACGGCCTGGAAGATCGGCCTGTGGGCCAGGCTCGGTGACGGTGCGTCAGCCCACCGGCTGCTCGGGGTGATGCTGCGGCCGGTCAGCGCGGACGGTGGCGACGCCGGTGGAGTGTACGAGTCGCTGCTGTGCGCGCATCCGCCGTTCCAGATCGACGGGAACCTCGGTGCGGTCGCGGGCATCACCGAGATGCTGCTGCAGTCCCACGAGGGCGTCGTCGACCTGCTGCCGGCGCTGCCGCCGGCCTGGCCCTCCGGCGAGGTGGGCGGCCTGCGCGCTCGGGGCGGGATCACCGTGGAGCGGCTCAGCTGGAGCGACGGCGTACCGGTCGCGGTGCGGCTGGTCGCGGACCGGGCGACGGCGCTGCGGCTGCGCTGGCGCGACGCCGCGGGCGCGGCTCGGGAGTTGGCGCTGACAGTGGACCGCGGCGGTCACGAACTCGCGCTGTGA
- a CDS encoding DoxX family membrane protein: MHLIDRKDFGLLVLRLGTGGVLFAHGAQKLLGWFGGGGIEGTTQAMEHMGFRPGRPSAIAAGLGEAGGGALLALGLATPAAGAAAAGAMAGAVAVHAPAGFFAHGGGYEYPAFLGFAAAGLGLAGPGRYSVDHLTCHRLDKSVTVLLAFAMSATAAAAVVSRRTAAVAADAAAPASPAAAESGQEEPTEPEGPTGVA, from the coding sequence ATGCACCTCATCGACCGCAAGGACTTCGGACTGCTGGTACTGCGCCTGGGCACCGGCGGAGTGCTCTTCGCCCATGGCGCGCAGAAGCTCCTCGGCTGGTTCGGCGGCGGCGGGATCGAGGGAACCACCCAGGCCATGGAGCACATGGGCTTCAGGCCCGGACGGCCCAGCGCGATCGCGGCGGGCCTCGGCGAGGCCGGCGGCGGCGCGCTGCTCGCGCTGGGACTGGCCACCCCCGCGGCCGGGGCGGCCGCGGCCGGCGCGATGGCGGGGGCGGTGGCCGTGCACGCGCCCGCGGGCTTCTTCGCCCATGGCGGTGGCTACGAGTACCCGGCCTTCCTCGGCTTCGCGGCCGCCGGGCTCGGGCTCGCCGGTCCCGGGCGCTACTCCGTGGACCACCTCACCTGCCACCGGCTGGACAAGTCGGTGACCGTGCTGCTGGCCTTCGCGATGAGCGCGACCGCGGCTGCCGCCGTGGTCAGCCGCCGCACGGCGGCCGTCGCTGCGGACGCGGCCGCCCCGGCCTCCCCGGCCGCTGCGGAGTCGGGACAGGAGGAGCCGACCGAGCCGGAGGGTCCCACCGGTGTGGCATGA
- a CDS encoding GNAT family N-acetyltransferase yields MDIRLVGYAHPDAQRLIAEVQQEYVRRYGDVDVTPVDPAEFDPPQGLFAVVYDEDGRAVGTGAWRAREAEADEPGLADGDAELKRMYTVPSARGRGLARAMLRFLEQEARRAGRRRLVLETGTEQPEALALYASEGYLPTEKFGVYREHPMSVCLAKAITAPALPTARQSVGSSGR; encoded by the coding sequence ATGGACATTCGACTCGTGGGCTACGCCCACCCCGACGCGCAGCGCCTGATAGCCGAGGTCCAGCAGGAGTACGTGCGCCGCTACGGCGACGTCGACGTGACCCCGGTCGACCCCGCCGAGTTCGACCCGCCGCAGGGCCTGTTCGCGGTGGTGTACGACGAGGACGGGCGCGCCGTGGGTACGGGGGCCTGGCGCGCCCGCGAGGCCGAGGCGGACGAACCCGGTCTCGCCGACGGCGACGCCGAGCTGAAGCGGATGTACACCGTGCCGTCCGCCCGGGGGCGCGGTCTGGCCCGGGCCATGCTGCGGTTCCTGGAGCAGGAGGCCCGGCGGGCCGGGCGGCGGCGGCTGGTCCTGGAGACCGGCACCGAGCAGCCCGAGGCGCTGGCGCTCTACGCCTCGGAGGGCTACCTGCCCACGGAGAAGTTCGGCGTCTACCGCGAGCATCCGATGAGCGTCTGCCTGGCCAAGGCGATCACCGCGCCGGCGCTGCCGACTGCCCGTCAGTCCGTCGGGTCCTCGGGGCGTTAG
- a CDS encoding ankyrin repeat domain-containing protein: MNEPVDGGAVDGGAVDPELVELAARVFDAARAGDAPALAAYVDAGAPADLCNDRGDTLVMLAAYHGHAEAVRTLLERGADANRANDRGQTPLAGAVFKGEDAVIEALLAGGADPHAGQPSAAATAEMFGRTALVERFTAL, translated from the coding sequence ATGAACGAGCCTGTGGACGGTGGCGCGGTGGACGGCGGCGCGGTGGATCCCGAGCTGGTCGAGCTGGCCGCGAGGGTCTTCGATGCGGCCAGAGCGGGCGACGCCCCCGCGCTGGCGGCCTATGTGGACGCCGGCGCGCCCGCGGACCTCTGCAACGACCGGGGCGACACCCTGGTGATGCTCGCCGCCTACCACGGCCATGCGGAGGCGGTGCGGACCCTGCTGGAGCGGGGCGCGGACGCCAACCGCGCCAACGACCGCGGGCAGACCCCGCTGGCCGGCGCCGTGTTCAAGGGCGAGGACGCGGTGATAGAGGCGCTGCTGGCCGGTGGCGCCGACCCGCACGCGGGCCAGCCCTCGGCGGCGGCCACTGCGGAGATGTTCGGGCGGACGGCGCTGGTGGAGCGGTTCACAGCGCTCTGA
- a CDS encoding glycerophosphodiester phosphodiesterase translates to MPRHPFLDHPGPLAFAHRGGALGGPENSMAAFARAVRLGYRYLETDVHATADGVLVAFHDSRLERVTDSAGAIASLPWRTVAAARIAGREPILRLDELLAAFPEARFSIDVKAPGAVRPLADTIRRTAAWDRVCVGSFSDGRLAAVRAAAGPRLAVALSPRGVLGLRLRSLTGPVPVDRLLGAAARRQTVCVQVPVRWPASGVPVVDRPFLRAAHGLGLQVHVWTVDRAEEMHALLDLGVDGIMADRVDVLREVLIERGAWPGQPGPVPVGGGR, encoded by the coding sequence CTGCCGCGCCACCCCTTCCTGGACCATCCGGGACCACTGGCGTTCGCCCATCGCGGCGGCGCCCTGGGCGGCCCGGAGAACTCCATGGCCGCCTTCGCCCGAGCGGTCCGCCTCGGCTACCGCTATCTGGAGACGGACGTCCACGCCACCGCGGACGGCGTCCTGGTCGCCTTCCACGACAGCCGCCTGGAACGGGTCACCGACAGCGCCGGCGCCATCGCCTCGCTGCCCTGGCGCACCGTCGCGGCGGCCCGCATCGCCGGCCGCGAGCCGATCCTGCGCCTGGACGAACTGCTCGCCGCCTTCCCGGAGGCCCGCTTCAGCATCGACGTCAAGGCGCCCGGCGCGGTCCGGCCGCTGGCCGACACCATCCGCAGGACCGCCGCCTGGGACCGGGTCTGCGTCGGCTCCTTCTCGGACGGACGGCTCGCCGCGGTCCGCGCCGCCGCCGGCCCCCGGCTGGCCGTCGCGCTGTCCCCGCGCGGAGTGCTGGGCCTGCGGCTGCGCTCGCTCACCGGCCCGGTCCCGGTGGACCGGCTGCTCGGCGCCGCCGCCCGCAGGCAGACCGTCTGCGTCCAGGTCCCGGTGCGCTGGCCAGCCTCCGGGGTGCCGGTGGTCGACCGGCCGTTCCTGCGCGCGGCCCACGGCCTGGGCCTCCAGGTCCATGTCTGGACCGTCGACCGGGCCGAGGAGATGCACGCGCTACTGGACCTCGGCGTGGACGGGATCATGGCGGACCGGGTCGACGTCCTGCGCGAGGTCCTGATCGAACGCGGCGCCTGGCCCGGGCAGCCCGGGCCGGTCCCGGTCGGAGGCGGCCGGTAG
- a CDS encoding RNA polymerase-binding protein RbpA → MSERALRGTRLGATSYETDRGIDLAPRQTVEYACTNGHRFEVPFSVEAEIPTVWECRFCGSEALLLDGDEPEEKKAKPARTHWDMLMERRTREELEEVLAERLAVLRSGGMNIAVHPRDNRKSA, encoded by the coding sequence ATGAGTGAGCGAGCTCTCCGCGGCACGCGACTCGGGGCCACCAGCTACGAGACCGACCGCGGTATCGACCTGGCCCCGCGCCAGACCGTCGAGTACGCATGTACGAACGGACACCGGTTCGAGGTTCCGTTCTCCGTAGAGGCCGAGATCCCGACCGTGTGGGAGTGCCGCTTCTGCGGCAGCGAGGCACTACTGCTCGACGGCGACGAACCAGAGGAAAAGAAGGCCAAGCCCGCCCGTACGCATTGGGACATGCTGATGGAGCGGCGTACCCGTGAGGAATTGGAGGAGGTGCTCGCCGAACGGCTCGCAGTCCTGCGGTCCGGCGGAATGAACATCGCCGTCCACCCCCGCGACAACCGCAAGTCCGCCTGA
- the fxsA gene encoding FxsA family membrane protein produces MSQVGPDTGAVSPRPRGLRRYLPLAVAAWVVLEIWLLIGLAGLIGGLGVFGYLVASALLGGWVVKRAGLRAFRATAASMRGGVYPADGGDPVTSETRTAVTIAGGLLLVLPGILSDLLGLACLFPPTAALLRRVPERWLRRAGTPLGDAFLLQEQLRIHRPDGKVVQGEVVDPAEDPLRKRDDPYGYGDQLH; encoded by the coding sequence GTGAGCCAGGTAGGACCCGACACCGGGGCGGTTAGCCCCCGCCCGCGCGGACTGCGCCGGTACCTCCCGCTGGCGGTCGCCGCCTGGGTGGTGCTGGAGATCTGGCTGCTGATCGGGCTGGCCGGGCTGATCGGCGGCCTCGGCGTGTTCGGTTACCTGGTCGCCTCGGCGCTGCTGGGCGGCTGGGTGGTCAAGCGCGCGGGCCTGCGGGCGTTCCGGGCCACTGCGGCGAGCATGCGCGGCGGGGTCTACCCGGCCGACGGCGGGGACCCGGTCACCAGTGAGACCCGTACCGCCGTCACCATCGCCGGGGGACTGCTGCTGGTGCTCCCGGGCATCCTCTCCGACCTGCTGGGCCTGGCCTGCCTGTTCCCGCCCACCGCGGCGCTGCTGCGCCGGGTCCCGGAGCGCTGGCTGCGCCGGGCGGGCACTCCGCTGGGCGACGCGTTCCTGCTCCAGGAGCAGCTGCGGATCCACCGGCCCGACGGCAAAGTCGTGCAGGGCGAGGTGGTGGACCCGGCCGAGGACCCGCTGCGCAAGCGGGACGACCCTTACGGGTACGGCGATCAGTTGCACTAG
- a CDS encoding polyprenol monophosphomannose synthase, giving the protein MTDSTTEVNETFGDLGKILVIIPTYNEIENIGRITSRVRAAVPEAHILVADDNSPDGTGRAADELAGSDPNLQVLHRKGKEGLGAAYLAGFRWGIDNGYDVLVEMDADGSHQPEQLPRLLGALRGADLVLGSRWVDGGSVVNWPKSREFLSRGGSLYSRLMLRVPIRDVTGGYRAFRKQTLLGLGMSEVASQGYCFQVDLAWRAVRAGFKVTEVPITFVEREFGASKMSNKIVVEALGRVTSWGVNSRLGRVPAPNPDREA; this is encoded by the coding sequence GTGACGGACAGCACCACTGAGGTCAACGAGACCTTCGGTGACCTGGGCAAGATCCTGGTGATCATCCCGACGTACAACGAGATCGAGAACATCGGGCGGATCACGTCCCGGGTGCGCGCCGCCGTGCCCGAGGCCCACATCCTGGTCGCCGATGACAACAGCCCGGACGGGACCGGCCGGGCCGCCGACGAGCTGGCCGGCTCGGACCCCAACCTCCAGGTGCTGCACCGCAAGGGCAAGGAGGGCCTGGGCGCCGCCTATCTGGCCGGCTTCCGCTGGGGCATCGACAACGGCTACGACGTCCTGGTGGAGATGGACGCCGACGGCTCGCACCAGCCGGAGCAGCTGCCCCGGCTGCTGGGCGCGCTGCGCGGCGCCGACCTGGTGCTGGGATCGCGCTGGGTCGACGGCGGCTCGGTCGTCAACTGGCCCAAGAGCCGCGAGTTCCTCTCCCGCGGCGGCAGCCTGTACTCGCGGCTGATGCTGCGGGTGCCGATCCGCGACGTCACCGGCGGCTACCGGGCCTTTCGCAAGCAGACCCTGCTGGGCCTGGGCATGAGCGAGGTCGCCTCGCAGGGCTACTGCTTCCAGGTCGACCTGGCCTGGCGCGCGGTGCGGGCCGGCTTCAAGGTCACCGAGGTGCCCATCACCTTCGTCGAGCGCGAGTTCGGCGCCAGCAAGATGAGCAACAAGATCGTCGTCGAGGCCCTGGGCCGGGTCACCTCCTGGGGCGTCAACAGCCGCCTCGGCCGCGTCCCGGCGCCGAACCCCGACCGCGAGGCATGA